The Streptomyces sp. NBC_00691 genome has a segment encoding these proteins:
- the eccCa gene encoding type VII secretion protein EccCa: MSQIVVKRPPRSLPPEVPGGELVLESPPELPRGQQESALMQLLPMLGMGSSVVFFFMTPSPIMRIMGTLMLASTVAMAVAQFVRFRRGTQGQMSDVRRDYLKYLAQTRRTVRRTAHKQRDAQLYLHPSPEQLWSVVAEGSRVWERRVGDHDFGQARIGLGAQQLATPLVAPDTAPVDELEPLCAGAMQQFLAVHGTLDGLPMAVSMRAFYHVTVSGEPESAQAAARALVTQLVTLHSPEDLMLAVVAARPAQERWDWTKWLPHTQVPGQVDGAGTKRLFGDDLAELEQLVRSKLDGRPRFSRENQPVLDQPHVVVVLDSDSTRGGLVPPDSLLAAAEGLQGVTIVEVVSGDLDEPRGGLSVVVRPGRLRLESGGGFAYEGLPDGISLPAAEALARQLAPLKMGGGDDDEPLLANLDFTDLLNLGDAASVDVARTWRPRSVAERLRVPIGVGEDGQPVMLDLKEAAQEGMGPHGLCVGATGSGKSELLRTLVLGLAVTHSSETLNFVLADFKGGATFAGMSQMPHVAAVITNLSDDLTLVDRMGDAIRGELQRRQELLRSAGNYANIHDYEKARAAGAPLEPLASLVLVIDEFSELLTAKPDFIDMFIQIGRIGRSLGVHLLLASQRLEEGKLRGLDTYLSYRIGLRTFSAAESRTAIGVPDAYHLPSVPGSGYLKFGTDEMTRFKAAYVSGTYRTGGPRLEIGHMPVERRPALFTAAPVPVVYAAPDPAYLAQQRAEEDDALADTVLDVIVRRLEGQGVPAHQVWLPPLDQAPSLDQLLPGLAQTADRGLTATEYTRQGGLTVPLGLIDKPFEQRREVLYRDFSGAAGHMMVVGGPQSGKSTIMRTLISSFALTHTPAEVQFYCLDFGGGGMVSLADLPHVGGVASRLDPERVRRTVAEVMGVLNRREEFFRSHSIDSIATYRRKRAAGELPGEAWGDVFLVVDGWGGFRNDYDVLEPIVSDIAARGLGYGIHVVITASRYMEVRAALKDQMLGRLELRLGDVMDSEFDRKVAANVPPGVPGRGQVPEKLHFMGALPRIDGSSSGADLSDGTAAFVRSVQASWTGAPAPAVRLLPRKLPAERLPKGFEYPQHGIAIGIDETNLEPVFVDFESDPFFLIFGESESGKTALLRLIAKQLCERYTPEQARIVVGDYRRTMLEAVAPSHLLEYAPMASAMQMHMEAINTVMTKRAPKPDITPQQLRDRSWWTGPQLYVLVDDFELVATNSGNPLAALVENLPFARDVGIRFIVARSAGGASRAMYEPFMQRVKELGAQGVILSGDPQEGDILGNVRARPMPPGRGTFVSRKRGAPLVQLGWLPEQH; the protein is encoded by the coding sequence GTGAGCCAGATCGTCGTCAAACGCCCGCCGAGGTCTCTTCCGCCGGAAGTGCCCGGTGGGGAACTGGTCCTGGAGTCTCCGCCGGAACTCCCGCGGGGACAGCAGGAGTCGGCGTTGATGCAGCTCCTGCCGATGCTCGGCATGGGTTCCTCGGTGGTGTTCTTCTTCATGACGCCGTCGCCGATCATGCGGATCATGGGCACGCTGATGCTCGCCTCGACGGTCGCGATGGCCGTCGCCCAGTTCGTGAGATTCCGTCGCGGTACGCAGGGGCAAATGTCCGATGTCCGCCGCGACTACCTCAAATACCTCGCGCAGACCCGGCGTACGGTCCGGCGCACGGCCCACAAGCAGCGGGACGCGCAGTTGTATCTGCACCCGTCGCCGGAGCAGTTGTGGTCGGTCGTGGCCGAGGGCTCCCGGGTGTGGGAACGCCGGGTCGGCGACCACGACTTCGGGCAGGCGCGGATAGGGCTCGGGGCGCAGCAGTTGGCGACGCCGCTCGTGGCGCCGGACACGGCTCCGGTGGACGAGCTGGAGCCGCTGTGCGCGGGTGCGATGCAGCAGTTCCTCGCGGTGCACGGCACGCTGGACGGGCTGCCGATGGCCGTCTCGATGCGGGCGTTCTACCACGTGACGGTCTCCGGTGAGCCGGAGTCGGCGCAGGCGGCGGCGCGGGCGCTGGTGACGCAGCTGGTGACCCTGCACTCCCCCGAGGACCTGATGCTCGCGGTGGTCGCCGCCCGTCCGGCGCAGGAGCGCTGGGACTGGACGAAGTGGCTTCCGCACACACAGGTGCCGGGGCAGGTCGACGGGGCGGGTACGAAGCGTCTGTTCGGCGACGACCTCGCTGAGCTGGAGCAGTTGGTCCGCTCGAAGCTGGACGGCCGGCCGCGGTTCTCCCGGGAGAACCAGCCGGTGCTCGACCAGCCGCACGTGGTCGTGGTCCTGGACTCCGACTCCACCCGCGGTGGTCTGGTGCCGCCGGACTCGCTGCTCGCGGCGGCCGAGGGCCTGCAGGGCGTGACGATCGTGGAGGTCGTCTCCGGTGACCTCGACGAGCCGCGCGGTGGCCTCTCGGTGGTCGTACGGCCGGGCCGGCTGCGGCTGGAGTCGGGTGGGGGTTTCGCGTACGAGGGTCTGCCGGACGGTATTTCGCTGCCGGCCGCGGAGGCGCTGGCCCGTCAGCTGGCCCCGCTGAAGATGGGCGGCGGGGACGACGACGAGCCGCTGCTCGCCAATCTGGACTTCACGGATCTGCTGAACCTGGGCGACGCGGCGTCGGTGGACGTGGCGCGGACCTGGCGGCCCCGTTCGGTGGCCGAGCGCCTCCGGGTGCCGATCGGTGTCGGCGAGGACGGCCAGCCGGTCATGCTCGACCTCAAGGAGGCCGCGCAGGAGGGCATGGGCCCGCACGGTCTGTGCGTGGGCGCCACGGGTTCCGGAAAGTCGGAGCTGCTGCGGACGCTGGTGCTCGGTCTCGCGGTGACGCACTCCTCGGAGACGCTGAACTTCGTCCTCGCGGACTTCAAGGGCGGTGCGACCTTCGCGGGCATGTCGCAGATGCCGCACGTGGCGGCGGTCATCACCAACCTGTCGGACGACCTGACGCTCGTGGACCGCATGGGTGACGCGATCCGTGGTGAGCTGCAGCGACGGCAGGAGCTGCTGCGGTCGGCCGGCAACTACGCCAACATCCACGACTACGAGAAGGCGCGCGCGGCGGGCGCCCCGCTGGAACCGCTCGCCTCGCTGGTGCTCGTGATCGACGAGTTCTCCGAACTCCTCACCGCCAAGCCGGACTTCATCGACATGTTCATCCAGATCGGCCGGATCGGCCGCTCCCTGGGTGTGCATCTGCTGCTCGCCTCGCAGCGCCTGGAGGAGGGCAAGCTGCGCGGCCTGGACACGTACCTCTCGTACCGGATCGGTCTGCGGACCTTCTCGGCGGCGGAGTCGCGTACGGCGATCGGTGTGCCGGACGCGTACCACCTGCCCTCGGTGCCGGGTTCGGGCTATCTGAAGTTCGGCACGGACGAGATGACCCGCTTCAAGGCGGCGTACGTCTCGGGCACCTACCGGACGGGCGGGCCGCGGCTGGAGATCGGGCACATGCCGGTGGAGCGGCGTCCCGCGCTGTTCACCGCGGCGCCGGTGCCCGTCGTGTACGCGGCCCCGGACCCGGCGTACCTCGCGCAGCAGCGGGCGGAGGAGGACGACGCGCTCGCGGACACCGTCCTCGACGTGATCGTGCGCCGGCTGGAGGGCCAGGGCGTGCCCGCTCACCAGGTGTGGCTGCCGCCGCTCGACCAGGCGCCGTCGCTCGACCAGCTGCTCCCGGGGCTCGCGCAGACCGCGGACCGGGGGCTGACGGCGACCGAGTACACGCGTCAGGGCGGGCTCACGGTGCCGCTCGGCCTCATCGACAAGCCGTTCGAGCAGCGCCGCGAGGTGCTGTACCGGGACTTCTCCGGTGCGGCGGGCCACATGATGGTGGTGGGTGGTCCGCAGTCCGGCAAGTCGACGATCATGCGCACGCTCATCTCCTCGTTCGCGCTCACCCACACCCCGGCCGAGGTGCAGTTCTACTGCCTGGACTTCGGTGGCGGCGGCATGGTGTCGCTCGCCGACCTGCCGCACGTCGGCGGAGTGGCGTCGCGCCTGGACCCGGAGCGGGTGCGGCGTACGGTCGCCGAGGTGATGGGCGTCCTGAACCGGCGCGAGGAGTTCTTCCGCTCGCACTCCATCGACTCGATCGCGACCTACCGGCGCAAGCGGGCCGCGGGCGAGCTGCCCGGCGAGGCCTGGGGCGACGTCTTCCTGGTAGTGGACGGCTGGGGCGGTTTCCGCAACGACTACGACGTGCTGGAGCCGATCGTCTCCGACATCGCCGCGCGCGGTCTCGGCTACGGCATCCACGTGGTGATCACCGCCTCCCGGTACATGGAGGTGCGCGCGGCGCTGAAGGACCAGATGCTGGGCCGGCTCGAACTGCGGCTCGGTGACGTCATGGACTCCGAGTTCGACCGCAAGGTCGCGGCGAACGTGCCGCCCGGTGTCCCGGGCCGCGGCCAGGTGCCCGAGAAGCTGCACTTCATGGGCGCGCTGCCGCGGATCGACGGATCGAGCTCGGGCGCCGACCTGTCGGACGGCACGGCTGCCTTCGTACGGTCGGTACAGGCGTCCTGGACCGGGGCTCCGGCGCCGGCGGTTCGGCTGCTGCCGCGCAAGCTGCCCGCGGAGCGGCTGCCGAAGGGCTTCGAGTACCCGCAGCACGGCATCGCGATCGGCATCGACGAGACGAACCTGGAGCCGGTGTTCGTCGACTTCGAGTCCGACCCGTTCTTCCTGATCTTCGGCGAGAGCGAGTCCGGCAAGACGGCGCTGCTGCGGCTCATCGCCAAGCAGCTGTGCGAGCGCTACACGCCGGAGCAGGCGCGGATCGTGGTGGGCGACTACCGCCGGACGATGCTGGAGGCGGTCGCGCCCTCGCACCTCCTGGAGTACGCGCCGATGGCCTCCGCCATGCAGATGCACATGGAGGCGATCAACACGGTGATGACGAAGCGGGCGCCCAAGCCCGACATCACACCGCAGCAGCTGCGCGACCGCAGCTGGTGGACGGGTCCGCAACTGTACGTGCTGGTCGACGACTTCGAGCTGGTGGCGACCAACTCGGGGAACCCGCTGGCGGCCCTGGTGGAGAACCTGCCGTTCGCGCGGGACGTCGGCATCCGGTTCATCGTGGCGCGCAGCGCCGGTGGCGCCTCCCGGGCGATGTACGAGCCGTTCATGCAGCGCGTGAAGGAGCTGGGCGCGCAGGGCGTGATCCTCTCCGGCGATCCGCAGGAGGGCGACATCCTCGGCAACGTCCGGGCGCGGCCGATGCCTCCGGGCCGGGGCACGTTCGTGTCGCGGAAGCGGGGCGCGCCGCTGGTGCAGCTGGGCTGGCTGCCGGAACAGCACTGA
- the mycP gene encoding type VII secretion-associated serine protease mycosin: MSSRTAALLTAGALTALLAAPGAASAAAEPRDAPGGGPVLDGSGECTFPMKKQIADIPWPLQRVLLDELWQDTKGKGVRVAVIDTGVDDVNPQLRTAVDVKAGKDYLKPDKENPGFGDEQRGKTDGTVDQVGHGTKVAGIIAARPRQGTGFVGLAPEATIIPIRQNDEKNSGKSDTMAQAIKWAVDKGAHVINISQDTTQPLGPDSPMAKAVADAIRKDVVVVASAGNDGMDGSFKKTYPAAFPGVLAVASSDRNNERAAFSQAGDFVGVAAPGVDVVSTVPGGGQCVDNGTSFSAPYVAGVAALLRAEHKDWSAAQIVARIEQTAVRSVDGRDNYVGWGVVDPVRALADTPGTPPTAPTPDPRPPRPAAPEPAALSLSETPQERSERLATYTLGIGVVLVAVVAGTATVIRDSRRRRGAR, from the coding sequence ATCTCGTCCCGCACGGCAGCGCTGCTGACGGCGGGCGCCCTCACCGCGCTGCTCGCGGCCCCCGGCGCGGCCTCGGCCGCGGCGGAGCCCCGTGACGCTCCCGGCGGCGGCCCGGTCCTCGACGGCAGCGGCGAGTGCACCTTCCCCATGAAGAAGCAGATCGCGGACATCCCCTGGCCGCTCCAGCGGGTCCTCCTCGACGAGCTGTGGCAGGACACCAAGGGCAAGGGCGTCCGGGTCGCGGTCATCGACACGGGCGTCGACGACGTCAACCCCCAGCTGCGGACGGCCGTCGACGTCAAGGCCGGCAAGGACTACCTCAAGCCCGACAAGGAGAACCCCGGCTTCGGCGACGAGCAGCGCGGCAAGACCGACGGCACCGTCGACCAGGTCGGCCACGGCACCAAGGTCGCCGGCATCATCGCCGCCCGCCCCCGCCAGGGCACGGGGTTCGTCGGGCTCGCGCCCGAGGCGACGATCATCCCGATCCGGCAGAACGACGAGAAGAACAGCGGCAAGTCCGACACGATGGCGCAGGCCATCAAGTGGGCCGTCGACAAGGGCGCCCACGTCATCAACATCTCGCAGGACACCACCCAGCCGCTCGGCCCCGACTCGCCGATGGCCAAGGCGGTCGCCGACGCGATCAGGAAGGACGTCGTCGTCGTCGCCTCCGCCGGCAACGACGGCATGGACGGCAGTTTCAAGAAGACCTACCCGGCCGCCTTCCCCGGCGTCCTCGCCGTCGCCTCCTCCGACCGGAACAACGAGCGCGCCGCCTTCTCCCAGGCCGGCGACTTCGTCGGGGTCGCCGCACCCGGCGTCGACGTCGTCTCCACGGTCCCCGGCGGCGGCCAGTGCGTCGACAACGGCACCAGCTTCTCCGCGCCGTACGTCGCCGGTGTCGCCGCCCTGCTCCGCGCCGAGCACAAGGACTGGAGCGCGGCCCAGATCGTCGCCCGGATCGAGCAGACGGCCGTCCGCTCGGTCGACGGACGCGACAACTACGTCGGTTGGGGTGTGGTCGACCCGGTGCGGGCGCTCGCCGACACCCCGGGGACGCCGCCCACGGCGCCCACGCCCGACCCGCGGCCGCCCAGGCCGGCGGCTCCCGAGCCGGCGGCCCTGTCGCTGTCGGAGACGCCCCAGGAGCGCTCCGAACGGCTCGCCACCTACACGTTGGGGATCGGTGTCGTCCTGGTGGCCGTGGTCGCCGGGACCGCCACCGTGATCCGCGACAGCCGACGTCGGAGGGGGGCTCGTTGA
- a CDS encoding WXG100 family type VII secretion target — protein MSKDLNVTSAEQVKLAGRIQDFSDELQSRITSLNSVVDRVQAGWQGAASKEYDRVQNDLNQRLRSMRQELSNLEEMMRMSADGFSREEEDRLRSFRSMDTGGGAGGGGNQSAILGV, from the coding sequence ATGTCGAAAGACCTGAACGTAACCAGTGCCGAACAAGTCAAGCTCGCCGGCCGGATCCAGGACTTCTCCGACGAGCTGCAGTCCCGCATCACGTCCCTCAACAGCGTGGTGGACCGCGTTCAGGCGGGCTGGCAGGGTGCTGCGAGCAAGGAGTACGACCGGGTCCAGAACGACCTGAACCAGCGGCTGCGCAGCATGCGCCAGGAGCTCTCGAACCTCGAAGAGATGATGCGCATGAGCGCCGACGGGTTCTCGCGCGAGGAGGAGGACCGTCTGCGGTCCTTCCGCTCGATGGACACCGGCGGCGGTGCCGGCGGCGGCGGCAACCAGAGCGCCATTCTCGGCGTCTGA
- a CDS encoding DUF397 domain-containing protein translates to MTDADTRTTGADGAADAALAAEKQRQKDELYALDISGVVWEGAPGTSPDEERVEIARLPEGAVAMRSSLDKDTVLRYTKAEWDAFVLGARDGEFDLR, encoded by the coding sequence ATGACCGACGCAGACACGAGGACGACCGGGGCCGACGGCGCCGCGGACGCCGCTCTGGCCGCCGAGAAGCAGCGTCAGAAGGACGAGCTGTACGCGCTCGACATCTCCGGCGTCGTGTGGGAGGGCGCTCCCGGGACGAGCCCGGACGAGGAGCGCGTGGAGATCGCCCGGCTGCCCGAGGGGGCGGTGGCGATGCGTTCGTCCCTCGACAAGGACACGGTGCTCCGGTACACGAAGGCCGAGTGGGACGCGTTCGTCCTCGGGGCCAGGGACGGCGAGTTCGACCTGCGGTAG
- a CDS encoding WXG100 family type VII secretion target, producing MTTAVNYDTVTQAAADTRLTSTTLTQKLDDLMAEVNRVANNWEGEAKIAYRETQDRLTRDMAGMNQDLARIAQLLDESVIGYQDTDRGNAARFRM from the coding sequence ATGACCACTGCGGTCAATTACGACACCGTGACGCAGGCGGCGGCCGACACCCGCCTGACCTCCACCACCCTCACCCAGAAGCTCGACGACCTCATGGCCGAGGTCAACCGCGTCGCCAACAACTGGGAGGGTGAGGCCAAGATCGCGTACCGCGAGACCCAGGACCGCCTGACCCGCGACATGGCCGGCATGAACCAGGACCTGGCGCGCATCGCCCAGCTCCTCGACGAGTCGGTCATCGGCTACCAGGACACCGACCGGGGCAACGCCGCCCGGTTCCGCATGTGA
- the rpsO gene encoding 30S ribosomal protein S15 — MALDAAVKKQIMTEFGTKEGDTGSPEVQVAMLSRRISDLTEHLKQHKHDHHSRRGLLILVGQRRRLLQYLAKKDIARFRTLVDRLGIRRGAAGGAK, encoded by the coding sequence GTGGCTCTCGACGCCGCTGTCAAGAAGCAGATCATGACCGAGTTCGGCACCAAGGAGGGCGACACCGGCTCCCCCGAGGTCCAGGTCGCCATGCTGTCCCGTCGCATCTCGGACCTGACCGAGCACCTCAAGCAGCACAAGCACGACCACCACTCCCGTCGTGGTCTGCTCATCCTGGTCGGCCAGCGCCGCCGCCTGCTGCAGTACCTGGCCAAGAAGGACATCGCGCGCTTCCGTACGCTCGTCGACCGGCTCGGCATCCGCCGCGGTGCGGCCGGCGGCGCCAAGTAA
- the eccD gene encoding type VII secretion integral membrane protein EccD, with translation MSTTAATGFCRVTVVAPDSRIDVALPEDIAVADVYPEILRLTGQTQPAGTPTGYHLVRRDGSVLDGARTLAAQQVLDGEVLSLRPFAQSLPPAVYDDVSDAVASAVTRDRHLWSDELLRGAGLLGGVLLLVLMGFVLWFADPVRHDMHSLPGIIAGAAGFLLTAFAGVRARVYGDRATAVALGLGALPLLLIAGSGIVGPDAGQGPGRLQFLLGCVTVLVASVALVALTPSGDAPFVAATFLATVGTLATFAAILTESTATETAAACAPVAIGLVAFLPGLSARFARLPIGYAAPRSAADDEFHGDPQQPSGDDHQPVDGERIALQARRGHEMLLGLVGGCAAVVVGSAAVLGFAGNVWGQLLALAAGLAMLLRARLFRYTSQVVCVLVAGIAAIALLVLGLSLNPPADLVKDLLMYGDRGGLDIRTIWLTASVAAGAALITAIGLIIPRKGLSPFWGRLLDLAEGFVLLSLVPLCLAVLDVFSTVRSLTSK, from the coding sequence GTGAGTACGACCGCAGCGACCGGTTTCTGCCGCGTCACCGTCGTGGCGCCGGACAGTCGCATCGACGTCGCGCTCCCCGAGGACATCGCCGTCGCCGACGTCTACCCGGAGATCCTGCGCCTCACCGGACAGACACAGCCCGCCGGGACGCCCACGGGCTACCACCTGGTCCGCCGGGACGGATCCGTCCTCGACGGGGCCCGCACCCTCGCGGCCCAGCAGGTCCTCGACGGCGAGGTGCTCTCCCTGCGCCCGTTCGCCCAGTCCCTGCCGCCGGCCGTCTACGACGACGTGTCCGACGCCGTCGCCTCCGCCGTCACCCGTGACCGGCACCTGTGGAGCGACGAGCTGCTGCGCGGCGCCGGACTCCTCGGCGGAGTGCTGCTCCTCGTCCTGATGGGCTTCGTGCTCTGGTTCGCCGACCCGGTCCGGCACGACATGCACAGCCTGCCCGGGATCATCGCGGGCGCCGCCGGATTCCTCCTCACCGCCTTCGCGGGAGTACGCGCCCGCGTGTACGGCGACCGGGCCACCGCCGTCGCCCTCGGCCTGGGCGCGCTGCCGCTGCTGCTCATCGCCGGCTCCGGCATCGTCGGCCCCGACGCCGGCCAGGGACCCGGCCGCCTCCAGTTCCTGCTGGGCTGCGTCACCGTCCTGGTCGCCTCGGTCGCGCTCGTCGCGCTCACCCCCAGCGGCGACGCACCCTTCGTCGCCGCCACCTTCCTCGCCACCGTCGGCACCCTCGCGACCTTCGCGGCGATCCTCACCGAGTCCACCGCCACCGAGACGGCCGCCGCCTGCGCCCCCGTCGCCATCGGCCTCGTCGCCTTCCTTCCTGGTCTCTCCGCCCGCTTCGCCCGGCTCCCCATCGGCTACGCCGCCCCCCGCAGCGCCGCCGACGACGAGTTCCACGGCGACCCGCAGCAGCCGTCCGGCGACGACCACCAGCCCGTCGACGGCGAGCGCATCGCGCTCCAGGCCCGCCGCGGCCACGAGATGCTCCTCGGCCTCGTCGGCGGCTGCGCCGCGGTCGTCGTCGGCTCCGCCGCGGTCCTCGGCTTCGCCGGAAACGTCTGGGGCCAGCTCCTCGCCCTCGCCGCCGGCCTGGCGATGCTGCTGCGCGCCCGCCTCTTCCGCTACACCTCGCAGGTCGTCTGCGTCCTGGTCGCCGGCATCGCCGCCATCGCGCTGCTCGTCCTCGGCCTCTCCCTGAACCCGCCGGCGGACCTGGTCAAGGACCTCCTCATGTACGGCGACCGGGGCGGCCTCGACATCCGTACGATCTGGCTCACCGCGTCCGTCGCCGCCGGAGCCGCGCTGATCACCGCGATCGGCCTGATCATCCCGAGGAAGGGCCTCTCCCCGTTCTGGGGCCGCCTCCTCGACCTCGCCGAGGGCTTCGTCCTGCTCTCCCTGGTCCCGCTCTGCCTCGCCGTCCTCGACGTCTTCTCCACCGTCCGGTCCTTGACCAGCAAGTAG
- a CDS encoding polyribonucleotide nucleotidyltransferase — protein sequence MENETHYAEAVIDNGAFGTRTIRFETGRLAKQAAGSAVAYLDDDTMVLSATTASKRPKDQLDFFPLTVDVEERQYAAGKIPGSFFRREGRPSEDAILTCRLIDRPLRPSFKKGLRNEIQIVETIMALNPDHLYDVVAINAASASTILAGLPFSGPIGATRVALIKGQWVAFPTHTELEDAVFDMVVAGRVLEDGDVAIMMVEAEATEKTIELVKGGAEAPTEEVVAAGLEAAKPFIKTLCKAQSDLAAKAAKPTGEFPVFLDYQDDVLEALTAAVKGELSKALTIAGKQEREAELDRIKELAAEKLLPAFEGREKEISGAYRALTKKLVRERVIKDKVRIDGRGLTDIRTLAAEVEAIPRVHGSALFERGETQILGVTTLNMLRMEQQLDTLSPVTRKRYMHNYNFPPYSVGETGRVGSPKRREIGHGALAERAIVPVLPTREEFPYAIRQVSEALGSNGSTSMGSVCASTMSLLNAGVPLKAAVAGIAMGLISEEIDGQTHYVALTDILGAEDAFGDMDFKVAGTKQFVTALQLDTKLDGIPASVLAAALKQARDARLHILDVMNEAIDVPDEMSPNAPRIITVKIPVDKIGEVIGPKGKMINQIQEDTGAEITIEDDGTIYIGAQQGSQAEAARATINGIANPTMPEVGERYLGTVVKTTTFGAFVSLLPGKDGLLHISQIRKLAGGKRVENVEDVLAIGSKVQVEIAEIDQRGKLSLIPVIADDENAAADDKGDTDQ from the coding sequence GTGGAGAACGAGACCCACTACGCCGAGGCCGTCATCGACAACGGCGCCTTCGGTACCCGCACCATCCGCTTCGAGACCGGCCGTCTGGCCAAGCAGGCCGCCGGCTCCGCCGTCGCCTACCTGGACGACGACACGATGGTCCTTTCGGCGACCACCGCCTCGAAGCGCCCCAAGGACCAGCTCGACTTCTTCCCCCTCACGGTGGACGTCGAGGAGCGGCAGTACGCGGCCGGCAAGATCCCCGGCTCCTTCTTCCGCCGGGAGGGCCGCCCCTCCGAGGACGCGATCCTCACCTGCCGCCTGATCGACCGCCCGCTGCGCCCCTCCTTCAAGAAGGGCCTGCGCAACGAGATCCAGATCGTCGAGACGATCATGGCGCTCAACCCCGACCACCTGTACGACGTGGTCGCGATCAACGCCGCCTCGGCGTCCACGATCCTGGCGGGCCTGCCCTTCTCCGGCCCCATCGGCGCCACCCGCGTCGCCCTGATCAAGGGCCAGTGGGTCGCCTTCCCGACGCACACCGAGCTCGAGGACGCCGTCTTCGACATGGTGGTCGCCGGTCGCGTCCTGGAGGACGGCGACGTCGCGATCATGATGGTCGAGGCCGAGGCCACCGAGAAGACGATCGAGCTCGTCAAGGGCGGCGCCGAGGCGCCGACCGAGGAGGTCGTCGCCGCCGGTCTCGAGGCCGCGAAGCCCTTCATCAAGACCCTCTGCAAGGCCCAGTCGGACCTCGCCGCCAAGGCCGCCAAGCCCACCGGCGAGTTCCCGGTCTTCCTGGACTACCAGGACGACGTCCTGGAGGCGCTCACCGCCGCCGTCAAGGGTGAGCTCTCCAAGGCGCTCACCATCGCCGGCAAGCAGGAGCGCGAGGCCGAGCTCGACCGCATCAAGGAGCTCGCCGCCGAGAAGCTCCTCCCGGCCTTCGAGGGCCGCGAGAAGGAGATCTCGGGCGCCTACCGCGCGCTGACCAAGAAGCTGGTCCGCGAGCGCGTCATCAAGGACAAGGTCCGCATCGACGGCCGTGGCCTCACGGACATCCGTACGCTCGCGGCCGAGGTCGAGGCCATCCCGCGCGTGCACGGCTCGGCGCTGTTCGAGCGTGGCGAGACCCAGATCCTGGGCGTCACCACCCTCAACATGCTCCGCATGGAGCAGCAGCTGGACACCCTCTCCCCGGTGACCCGCAAGCGCTACATGCACAACTACAACTTCCCGCCGTACTCCGTCGGTGAGACCGGCCGCGTGGGCTCGCCCAAGCGCCGCGAGATCGGCCACGGCGCCCTCGCCGAGCGCGCCATCGTGCCGGTCCTGCCGACCCGCGAGGAGTTCCCCTACGCGATCCGTCAGGTGTCCGAGGCCCTCGGCTCCAACGGCTCGACGTCGATGGGCTCGGTCTGCGCCTCCACCATGTCGCTGCTGAACGCCGGTGTGCCGCTCAAGGCCGCCGTCGCCGGTATCGCCATGGGTCTGATCTCCGAGGAGATCGACGGCCAGACGCACTACGTCGCCCTCACCGACATCCTCGGTGCGGAGGACGCCTTCGGCGACATGGACTTCAAGGTCGCCGGCACGAAGCAGTTCGTGACCGCGCTCCAGCTCGACACCAAGCTCGACGGCATCCCCGCCTCGGTCCTGGCCGCCGCGCTGAAGCAGGCCCGCGACGCGCGTCTGCACATCCTCGACGTGATGAACGAGGCGATCGACGTTCCGGACGAGATGTCCCCGAACGCGCCGCGCATCATCACCGTCAAGATCCCGGTGGACAAGATCGGTGAGGTCATCGGCCCCAAGGGCAAGATGATCAACCAGATCCAGGAGGACACCGGCGCCGAGATCACGATCGAGGACGACGGCACCATCTACATCGGTGCCCAGCAGGGCTCGCAGGCCGAGGCCGCCCGCGCCACGATCAACGGCATCGCCAACCCGACCATGCCTGAGGTCGGCGAGCGCTACCTGGGTACGGTCGTCAAGACCACCACCTTCGGTGCCTTCGTCTCCCTGCTCCCGGGCAAGGACGGCCTGCTGCACATCTCGCAGATCCGCAAGCTCGCCGGTGGCAAGCGCGTGGAGAACGTCGAGGACGTGCTCGCGATCGGCTCCAAGGTCCAGGTCGAGATCGCCGAGATCGACCAGCGCGGCAAGCTGTCCCTGATCCCCGTGATCGCGGACGACGAGAACGCCGCCGCCGACGACAAGGGCGACACCGACCAGTGA